One Gelria sp. Kuro-4 DNA segment encodes these proteins:
- the spoVG gene encoding septation regulator SpoVG has translation MEITDVRVRRVAGESKMKAYVSITLDGSFAVHDIRVVEGPKGLFIAMPSKKLPNGEFRDIAHPINAATRQMLQERILQAYAAAQNGGA, from the coding sequence GTGGAGATAACAGACGTTAGGGTGCGGCGTGTCGCGGGAGAAAGCAAAATGAAGGCCTACGTTTCTATAACCCTGGATGGCAGCTTCGCCGTCCACGACATCCGGGTGGTGGAAGGGCCGAAGGGACTGTTTATTGCCATGCCGAGCAAGAAACTCCCCAATGGAGAATTCCGGGACATAGCCCACCCGATCAACGCCGCCACCCGCCAAATGCTGCAGGAACGCATTCTCCAAGCCTACGCTGCGGCTCAAAACGGAGGAGCTTAA
- a CDS encoding RidA family protein produces the protein MKTAVATDKAPAAIGPYSQAIRVGNLLFTAGQIPLDPATGQLVSGDIKAQTRQALKNVAAILEAAGTSLAHVVKTTVFLKNMADFAAMNEVYGEFFTAPYPARSAVAVASLPKDAAVEIETVTLIPEKD, from the coding sequence ATGAAGACTGCTGTTGCAACCGACAAGGCTCCGGCCGCCATCGGCCCTTATTCCCAGGCGATCCGGGTAGGCAACCTGCTTTTCACTGCCGGCCAGATCCCGCTCGACCCGGCCACCGGCCAGCTGGTAAGCGGGGACATCAAAGCGCAGACGCGGCAGGCCCTGAAGAACGTGGCCGCCATCCTGGAGGCGGCCGGCACCTCCCTGGCGCACGTGGTGAAAACCACGGTGTTTCTGAAAAACATGGCTGACTTTGCGGCCATGAATGAGGTGTACGGCGAGTTCTTCACGGCCCCTTACCCGGCTCGTTCGGCGGTGGCTGTGGCCTCACTTCCCAAGGATGCGGCGGTGGAGATTGAAACCGTTACCCTTATTCCAGAAAAAGACTAA